A region of the Nocardia asteroides genome:
CCAGCAGCATCACCGACAGCGCGAGTTGCAGCAGCACGAACACGCCTCGGCTCTGGTTGCTGGTGATCGCCAGCTCGGTCAGGGCGTCGGCGGCCGAGCCGGAGTCGACGCCGTCTCCGGCCAGCGCACCGGCGAGGGCGTTGGCGAAACCGATTCCGCCGGTGGCGATCATCATGCTCAATCCCCCGACCCCGAAGCCGATCACCAGGCGGAATGCGAGTTCGCGGATCGACCATTGGGTTTGGACGCTCTCGCGCATCATCAACAACGCCCCGGCGGCCATCACGACCAGGACGTAGAGCGCGACCACGATCTGCCAGGACTGATTCCACAGAGTGCCGATCTCGGGTATCTGCCCGGGTTCGGGTGTGGTGAGCAGGGTTTGCGAGAGCAGTTCCAGTAGCGGGTTGAGCGAGGTCTCCACGATGCGCCGGAAGAACCCGTCGACCGCGTTCTCCACACAACCGTTGATGTTGGTGACCCCGCACTCCGCCGAACCCGAGCCCGAGCCGGGTGTCGGTGCCGTTGTCGTGCCGGGTGCAGTCGTTGTCGGCGGGGCCGGTGTCGGGGCGGTGGTCGAGGGCGGTGTCACCCACCGGCGCGGGGTTGTCGTGGTCGGTGGAGTGGTTGTCGAGGCGGGTGTGGCCGGTGCGGTGGTCACCGGCGGGGCCGGTGTCGGGGTGGCGGGTTGGGCGGCGGCCCCGCCGGAACTGGTGAGCGCGATCAGGACCGCGGCGAGCACCGCCGCTGCGCTGGCGGCAGCGATGCGCGCGACAGGTGAGAACCGGGCGGGTGCCGGGGGTGCCTGGGCCGAGGTGGTCACGGTCAGGCTCCGATGATGGACTTGAGCACGGCGACAACAACCGGTGCCAGCATCGCCAGCGCGTATCCCAGGCACGCGGCGCGGAAGGCGGTTTTGGCCTTCTCGATCTCGCTGGGGTCACCGCCGCCGAGCAGATAGCGGGCTCCGGCGATGGTCAAGAACAATGTCGCCAGCCCGGCCAGGATGCCCACCAACCAGTTGCGGGCGTTGTCGATCACCTCCCCCAACGACGAGGCGATGGCCAGCACCTCGGCGTGCGGTGGTGCCGCCGAAGCAGATCCGGCGATCGGTACCAGCAGGACCACGGTCGTGGCCGCGACCGCAAGCACCCGCAGCCAATGCCGAGCCGACCGTGGCGTCGCGTGGTTGAGATGTCCCTGGTTGGTGTTCATGCCGCCACCTGCCCGTGCTCGGTGCTCGACGGTGCCGGGGCTGGCGAGTTCCGGTTCGGCCGGCGACCTCTCCGCGGTGACCGATCCGGTGGTGCGAGGGCGGTGACCGCCGCCGCCTCGACCGGGCTGGTGCGCTCGGGGTCGACGTCGCGAGCGCGGTCGTTCAGCCATGCGAGCAGAGCGCGTTCGGCGCGGGGCCGCTGCTTGCGCAACTTCCACAGCGACACACCACGTTCAGCGGCCAAGGAGGTCAGCGACCGGCCCTCCCACCGCGACGCGGCGATGAGTTCGGCGGCGTCGGCGGAGATCACTCCAGCGGCCACGGCTTGGGCCAGCACCGTCTCGGGATGCCCCGGCCCGGCCCCGATCGCCCGCACCCGCTCCCCCAGCGGGGCCAGGTCCTGGTCGAGGTCTCCCACCACCGTCACGCTGATTCGCTGACGGGTTGCCGCCTTGAGGACGGCGCGGTAGGCACCCCAACGCAGCCGATGCCAGACTCCCGGCTCGTCCACGCTGACGCGCGGCAAGTGGACCAGGAACGCGGTCAGGATTTCGGACTCGACGTCGTGGCGGGCGGTGCTGCTCGCGGTCACGTACTCGCTGGCGGTCCGCGACAGCATCGGCGCGGCCAGCCCAGCGCACACCAGCATCGCGCCCTGCTCCTTGGCGCGGACTCGGTGCAGCAGCCACACCCAGATCGCGTCGACCTCTGCCATCGGGGTGGCCGGGTGCCACAGTCGCTCGCGCAACTGCCCCCAGGTCCGCACCGGGGTGGCGGGGGGCTGCGAGGTCGGCACCGGGCGCGGGTGGGCAGGCAGGGTTTCGGCGGCCATCCGGTCGAAGCCCGCCCACACCACTGCCAGCGGCGAGTCCGGCTTTCCGCTCGCTCCCACGTATTTCGCGACGTGTGAATTCGTCACTACAGGTCTCCTTGTTCGGTCGAGAACTTCCGACCTCGCAAGGACATCTCGCGCTCATATCCGAAACGCACCTAAACCCTATCCAAACCACCCCCAAAACCTATCTGAAACATATCCAAGTCATATCCTGGGCGGGTTGGCGAATATTTCGCTACCGTTCGCCAAGCACCAGTAGGACGCCGGATATCCGTACGGATATGAGCATCTACCTGGACTTGTGAAGCTGCGGATAGAGTCGGGATATGAACCGGATATGTTTCAGATAGGGTCCGGATACTGCACCTTCCTCCGTCGGCAACCCGACGCAAAAATTCTTCAAAAAAAATTCCGAACCACCAGGGAACGGACCGCCTTCCCGAGGCCCAATTTTCGACCTCAGGAAATTCTCAGAAAAAATATCGGGTAGCCGTGTCCCGATTTCGGCTTTTTGGCGGAAGTAAGCGAGTACACACCGCTCTCTCGCTCAGGAGGCCGCCATGCCCGCCAGCTCCCGCCGTCCACGCT
Encoded here:
- a CDS encoding pilin → MLAVAATTVVLLVPIAGSASAAPPHAEVLAIASSLGEVIDNARNWLVGILAGLATLFLTIAGARYLLGGGDPSEIEKAKTAFRAACLGYALAMLAPVVVAVLKSIIGA